One segment of Akkermansiaceae bacterium DNA contains the following:
- the asnB gene encoding asparagine synthase (glutamine-hydrolyzing), with translation MCGIAGGLHLRQDQLDSMLEALRHRGPDGRASFDAPPFSFGMTRLAILDIEHGQQPFTSKDGRVTTVCNGEIYNWQELRVELEKSGHHFKTRCDCEIIPAAWIEWGPDMLERFNGMFAIALHDRDTDSLFLARDRCGQKPLYLTTSGPFLFASEIKALSAAAVALEPNPMELSNWLSLRYVSEPATMFRNIETLPAAHWMEIQADGTRKTERYWVPPSRGRQTSADRIQTVDQLDRLARSSVELALQSDVPVATYLSAGVDSSLLAHYIQDLGAEVTSVSIGFGVGSDETAEASRFARSLGLDHHPTQLTPESLQDLPRVISQMERPLGDALILAFDKLASHTSKLGCKVALGGEGPDEHFAGYSFHKAYLTAARIGKLGRNLASTFLENCPTSLLNKLSQFPADLGPEGREKAMLYLDRFDILTPTEQIHSLRTLFSHEDIKAMLHPDLLAHQQQPGNNEKKPRRSQRLDFALRSQYDSWLPDWSLIRQDKNAMAHSLEYRAPFLDHRIIDFAFGLPDSFKIKGRQDKVIWRELAARHLPASVTQRPKQPFYLPLENPAWREPFIKMAHDVLGPDGYSCNGWLNPKAVIPLLTATHFLPLKQLAAIVILQIWLDAV, from the coding sequence ATGTGCGGGATAGCAGGTGGACTTCACTTACGGCAGGATCAGCTCGATTCCATGCTGGAGGCTCTCCGTCATCGAGGGCCTGATGGCAGGGCTTCTTTTGATGCGCCCCCGTTTTCTTTCGGTATGACCCGCCTGGCGATTCTTGATATCGAGCACGGGCAGCAACCCTTCACCTCAAAGGACGGGCGTGTTACGACCGTGTGTAACGGGGAAATCTATAACTGGCAGGAGCTCCGCGTTGAGCTGGAAAAGTCAGGGCACCATTTCAAAACACGCTGCGATTGCGAAATCATCCCCGCCGCATGGATCGAGTGGGGGCCTGACATGCTGGAACGATTCAATGGCATGTTTGCCATCGCGCTACATGATCGCGACACCGACTCACTGTTCCTCGCCCGCGACCGCTGTGGCCAGAAGCCGCTTTACCTAACAACATCCGGACCATTCCTGTTTGCATCGGAAATAAAAGCGCTGAGCGCAGCCGCCGTTGCGCTTGAGCCCAACCCGATGGAGCTGTCGAACTGGCTTTCTCTGCGCTATGTCTCGGAGCCTGCCACGATGTTTCGTAATATCGAGACGCTCCCCGCCGCCCATTGGATGGAAATCCAAGCCGATGGCACCAGAAAAACGGAACGGTATTGGGTTCCCCCGAGTAGAGGGCGGCAGACATCAGCCGACCGTATTCAAACCGTCGATCAACTCGACCGCCTTGCCCGTTCCAGCGTCGAGTTAGCCCTCCAATCCGATGTCCCCGTAGCCACCTATCTGTCTGCCGGGGTCGATTCCTCTTTGCTGGCGCACTACATTCAAGACCTGGGGGCCGAGGTCACCAGCGTCTCGATCGGTTTTGGCGTCGGCTCCGATGAAACAGCCGAGGCATCCCGATTCGCCAGGTCCCTGGGTTTGGATCATCATCCGACACAGCTGACCCCGGAATCCCTGCAAGACCTTCCGCGTGTGATCTCGCAAATGGAACGCCCCCTTGGTGACGCCCTGATCCTCGCTTTTGACAAACTGGCGTCCCACACCTCGAAGCTTGGTTGCAAGGTCGCCCTCGGGGGCGAAGGACCCGATGAACACTTTGCCGGTTATTCCTTTCACAAAGCCTACCTGACCGCAGCCAGGATCGGGAAACTCGGTCGCAACCTCGCGTCCACCTTCCTCGAAAACTGCCCCACATCCCTGCTGAACAAACTCAGCCAGTTTCCTGCCGACCTAGGGCCGGAAGGAAGGGAAAAGGCGATGCTATACCTCGACCGCTTTGACATCCTAACACCTACCGAGCAGATCCATTCTCTGCGCACCTTGTTCAGCCACGAGGATATCAAGGCCATGCTCCATCCGGATCTTCTTGCCCATCAGCAACAGCCTGGCAACAACGAAAAAAAACCGCGCAGGTCCCAGCGCCTCGACTTCGCCCTCAGGTCCCAGTATGACTCATGGTTACCGGACTGGTCATTGATCCGACAGGATAAAAACGCCATGGCGCATTCGCTCGAATACCGAGCCCCCTTTCTCGACCACCGCATCATCGACTTCGCGTTCGGCTTGCCTGATTCGTTCAAAATCAAGGGGCGGCAAGACAAGGTCATCTGGCGGGAGCTCGCTGCGCGCCATCTCCCTGCGTCGGTTACCCAGCGTCCCAAGCAACCTTTTTACCTTCCACTGGAGAATCCCGCCTGGAGAGAACCATTCATCAAGATGGCCCATGATGTCCTGGGCCCTGATGGTTACAGCTGTAATGGCTGGTTAAACCCCAAAGCGGTTATCCCGCTCCTAACAGCCACCCATTTCCTACCACTGAAACAACTCGCGGCCATTGTTATTTTACAGATCTGGCTCGACGCGGTGTGA
- a CDS encoding DUF455 family protein: MQELEMREVAERILLAQSLDDKLLLAPELGRGVVDDHPGKAVAVPDAPGRPDELRIVGKSLRVDFPGVNKLDDDRERGKMMHFLANHELLAAELMALVLLKFPDAPKEYRRGVYEAMREEQMHTLMYLRRMKDCGIRFGELPVNDYFWKLIAPMATPMDFVTRLNLTFEQANLDFSKHYAALFREVGDHSTASVLEKIYLDEIGHVGHGVKWFRKWKKQGETDWQAFKKCLTFPLAPAKAKGLAPFNAEGRRLAGFDDDFINHLEVCEQSRGRTPVVHWFNPNAESHVAASLTGKAFHSNSMLVAMEEDLEMLSLAWCRRDDIALLRNPPGNAHLAYLKRAGLDLPEIVQVGELADRKLGGLRPWAWSPDASIELKPFAKEISENLPWQWRESVPPMWFSKEVGVKLSEQLGLSEGCGVFYQDAEPASDAIESMREPGDVLIKAAFACAGRGHKRVGQSDSYLPWLENTILKHGGVVVEPWLDRVMDFSALYEIRGGGDVDFIGMTEMENDASGRFLGTRVYPKWGTGLDPEVTEFLFREAKINDWYRNKIPAALAGLLQGYIGPVGVDAMVYRRSDGTLGLRHIIELNVRMTMGRVALELQKKTLPGKGGQFRILRKKQLGEDELSTLCSQDIHSRSIVINNPKTAREFIAVWSVLD, encoded by the coding sequence ATGCAGGAGCTTGAGATGCGTGAGGTGGCGGAACGGATTTTGCTGGCGCAGTCGCTGGACGACAAACTTCTGCTTGCCCCCGAGCTCGGGCGGGGAGTTGTGGATGATCATCCAGGGAAGGCCGTGGCGGTGCCCGATGCCCCGGGCCGACCCGATGAGCTGAGAATCGTCGGCAAAAGCCTGCGTGTGGATTTCCCCGGAGTCAATAAGCTCGATGACGACCGCGAGCGCGGCAAGATGATGCATTTCCTGGCTAACCACGAGCTGTTGGCCGCCGAACTGATGGCTCTTGTATTGCTGAAGTTTCCTGACGCGCCCAAGGAATACCGCCGCGGAGTTTATGAGGCGATGCGTGAGGAGCAGATGCACACGCTGATGTATCTGCGCCGGATGAAGGACTGCGGCATCCGTTTCGGCGAACTTCCGGTGAACGATTACTTCTGGAAGCTGATCGCCCCCATGGCAACACCCATGGATTTTGTCACCCGGCTCAACCTCACGTTCGAGCAGGCCAACCTGGATTTTTCCAAACATTACGCAGCCTTGTTCCGTGAGGTGGGTGATCATTCCACGGCCTCGGTGTTAGAAAAAATCTACCTCGATGAAATTGGCCACGTCGGGCACGGCGTGAAGTGGTTCAGAAAGTGGAAAAAACAGGGCGAAACCGATTGGCAGGCGTTTAAAAAATGCCTGACCTTCCCGCTGGCACCTGCAAAGGCGAAGGGGCTGGCTCCGTTTAATGCCGAGGGGCGAAGGCTGGCCGGCTTTGATGACGACTTTATCAACCACCTGGAAGTCTGCGAGCAGTCGAGGGGCAGGACGCCGGTCGTGCATTGGTTCAACCCGAATGCCGAGTCCCATGTGGCGGCTTCCCTTACCGGAAAAGCATTTCATTCTAACAGCATGTTGGTGGCCATGGAAGAGGATCTGGAGATGCTGTCGCTGGCATGGTGCCGCCGGGACGATATCGCCCTGCTCAGGAATCCTCCCGGGAATGCGCATCTGGCGTACTTGAAACGCGCTGGATTAGATCTCCCGGAAATTGTGCAAGTTGGTGAGTTGGCCGACCGCAAACTCGGTGGACTACGACCCTGGGCATGGTCGCCTGACGCCTCCATAGAGCTCAAACCATTTGCGAAAGAAATCTCAGAAAACCTCCCATGGCAGTGGCGGGAATCAGTCCCTCCCATGTGGTTTAGCAAAGAGGTAGGTGTGAAGCTCTCGGAACAGCTCGGTCTTAGCGAAGGCTGCGGTGTATTTTACCAGGATGCCGAGCCAGCATCGGATGCGATCGAGTCAATGCGGGAGCCTGGTGATGTGTTGATCAAAGCCGCATTTGCTTGTGCTGGCCGTGGTCACAAACGGGTTGGGCAGAGCGATAGCTATCTTCCATGGTTGGAAAATACGATTCTCAAGCATGGTGGCGTCGTTGTTGAGCCATGGCTGGATCGGGTGATGGATTTTTCTGCTCTCTATGAAATTCGGGGAGGAGGGGATGTCGATTTCATCGGTATGACCGAAATGGAAAATGATGCCTCCGGCCGATTTCTCGGAACCCGTGTCTATCCCAAGTGGGGAACCGGCCTCGACCCGGAAGTAACCGAATTCCTATTTCGAGAAGCCAAAATCAACGACTGGTATCGCAATAAAATCCCAGCTGCTTTGGCTGGATTACTACAAGGATATATTGGCCCCGTAGGAGTCGATGCCATGGTTTATCGCCGATCCGATGGCACTCTGGGGCTACGTCACATCATCGAGCTCAACGTCCGCATGACCATGGGCCGCGTAGCACTTGAACTGCAGAAAAAGACTCTGCCCGGGAAAGGCGGGCAGTTTCGTATTTTACGTAAAAAACAATTGGGTGAAGATGAGTTGTCCACACTTTGTTCGCAGGATATTCACAGCCGATCTATCGTCATCAACAACCCAAAAACCGCCCGCGAGTTCATCGCCGTGTGGTCGGTGTTGGATTAA
- a CDS encoding homoserine dehydrogenase — translation MKTHSTTTTAAPTSNIRVGLVGTGSMGKGIAFQVHATDGMELSWVADIDSEAARETAKLAPGARSGSDCLLLISEQPIDCLVEATNSIGAAAEYCLAAIESGAHVVLMNAEVDLALGPLLHHEAKQNNLTVTSDAGDQHGVLATMIHEADLMGFDIVQAGNIKGFLDRDATPESIKHEAEIRNLSATQCCAYTDGTKLHIEMAVLANALGYLPPEGGMTGPRAKDVQEALTLFDFESYGDTPRIDYLLGAEPGGGVYLVVKPKKELPAEQAFYLNYYKLGNGPYYLLYRPYHLCHLETPKAILAAVNRQPILTTQKQTCDVYAYAKRDLPAGTEIKHAIGSAEVYGLVEPRQEHKIPISLLENTTILKASLRKDDAITHQHLNLPDCLLTGLWQKQQGLLG, via the coding sequence ATGAAAACCCACTCCACCACCACTACCGCTGCGCCCACCTCCAACATCCGGGTCGGCCTCGTAGGCACTGGCTCCATGGGAAAAGGAATCGCATTCCAAGTCCATGCCACGGATGGCATGGAGCTATCCTGGGTTGCGGATATCGATTCCGAGGCTGCCAGAGAAACAGCCAAACTCGCACCCGGAGCCAGATCGGGATCCGACTGCCTGCTACTCATTTCCGAACAACCCATCGACTGCCTGGTAGAAGCCACTAACTCGATTGGTGCCGCCGCTGAGTATTGCCTGGCAGCGATTGAATCGGGTGCGCACGTGGTGCTCATGAATGCCGAAGTCGACCTGGCACTCGGACCACTTCTTCACCATGAAGCGAAACAAAACAATCTAACCGTAACTTCAGATGCAGGGGATCAGCACGGCGTATTAGCCACCATGATCCACGAGGCCGATCTGATGGGGTTTGATATTGTTCAAGCCGGGAACATCAAAGGGTTTCTCGACCGCGATGCCACCCCTGAGTCGATCAAACATGAAGCCGAGATCCGCAATCTGTCGGCCACCCAATGCTGTGCTTACACCGATGGCACCAAACTGCACATCGAGATGGCCGTGCTCGCCAATGCCTTGGGATACTTACCGCCAGAGGGAGGCATGACCGGGCCACGCGCCAAAGACGTGCAGGAAGCACTCACACTATTCGATTTTGAGAGCTACGGCGATACACCCCGGATCGACTACCTGCTTGGTGCCGAACCAGGGGGGGGCGTCTATCTTGTGGTTAAACCCAAAAAGGAACTCCCCGCCGAGCAGGCGTTCTATTTAAATTATTACAAACTGGGAAACGGCCCCTACTACCTGCTCTACCGCCCCTATCACTTGTGCCACTTGGAAACCCCCAAGGCGATCCTGGCAGCGGTCAACCGACAACCCATTCTCACGACGCAAAAGCAAACCTGCGATGTCTACGCCTACGCCAAACGTGACCTCCCAGCAGGAACGGAAATCAAACACGCCATCGGCTCGGCCGAGGTATATGGCTTGGTGGAACCCCGACAGGAACACAAGATCCCTATTTCGCTCCTTGAAAATACCACGATTCTTAAAGCCTCCCTACGTAAAGACGACGCAATCACGCACCAACACCTGAATCTGCCCGATTGCTTGCTAACCGGCCTTTGGCAGAAGCAGCAAGGCCTGCTGGGGTAG
- the rfbC gene encoding dTDP-4-dehydrorhamnose 3,5-epimerase, giving the protein MKTTSTTLAGVTLLSPPQFPDERGAFRPVFAQRLHADAGYDHPWAEMNLSHTEQGCIRGLHFQEPHAQAKLITVVSGTIYDVVVDLRKDSVTFGRWAAFTLSADNPEHPSQIYIPEGLAHGLATPDGPATIAYLVSKPWNPETEQVLNWNDPDLNIPWPIENPQLSARDQQGVPLENLYRI; this is encoded by the coding sequence GTGAAAACAACTTCCACAACCCTCGCCGGCGTCACACTACTGAGCCCCCCGCAGTTTCCTGACGAGCGGGGGGCTTTCCGGCCCGTCTTTGCGCAGCGGCTCCATGCCGATGCCGGATACGATCATCCGTGGGCGGAAATGAACCTCTCGCACACCGAGCAAGGCTGCATCCGGGGACTGCATTTCCAAGAGCCCCATGCGCAGGCAAAACTGATCACCGTGGTCTCGGGGACCATCTATGATGTTGTCGTCGATCTCCGCAAGGACTCGGTGACTTTCGGGAGATGGGCGGCGTTTACGCTCTCGGCCGACAACCCGGAACATCCGTCGCAGATCTATATTCCCGAAGGACTGGCCCATGGCCTCGCCACACCTGACGGCCCGGCGACCATCGCCTACCTCGTTTCCAAACCCTGGAACCCTGAAACAGAACAGGTGCTCAACTGGAACGATCCGGATTTGAATATCCCGTGGCCGATTGAAAATCCCCAGCTATCCGCACGCGATCAACAGGGAGTCCCGCTTGAGAACCTCTATAGGATTTAG
- a CDS encoding FAD-dependent oxidoreductase — MADRILQSACHFLKHSVVSHWLIPLDLPCHTHDLSFVAHDPPTHLTILGAGPCGLYAAHTALQLGAQVAILEKEAHPGGLAAGHRCGDNWYDLGVHMLHAFDTEVFAHCAEAMGDERLEVPLKSHIKWGGKLYHYPLRGRDILAGIPPLTLARCLLGLVTAEIESRWGNRSPGPDAESALCELYGPALYEFFFEEFTHRYWGIHPRDLSAEFVRRKMPRLSAVDVLKNLLEKLRLTKPRDATEGALRFETLHYSASGAEALPRLLIKSLQEKGAQIHLNTPVTQVSHDGEFITGVNHSAFNIQHSTFLSTIPLPHLIKALDPPPPANVIDAAKRLRFKPMVVYALLVKKEQCMDALYTYYRDRVFHRVGEPKNAGLLVTPADHTTLIVETTCEVGDAKWNGDALPQILTDLEAEGLCCADEVIEHHLLKAEQAYPIFAKGFEPHLNTVLNYLGQFTNLRTTGRQGAFTYPNMHAAMRMGSDAAKTLLS, encoded by the coding sequence ATGGCCGATCGGATTCTACAGTCCGCCTGTCATTTTTTAAAGCACTCGGTCGTCTCGCATTGGCTTATTCCCCTTGACCTCCCTTGCCACACTCATGATCTTTCGTTTGTGGCTCATGATCCCCCTACTCATCTAACCATACTTGGCGCGGGTCCCTGTGGACTCTACGCCGCGCACACGGCTCTTCAACTTGGGGCGCAGGTTGCCATCCTCGAAAAAGAAGCCCACCCTGGGGGTCTCGCCGCAGGACATCGATGTGGCGACAACTGGTATGACCTCGGCGTCCACATGCTGCATGCCTTTGACACGGAAGTCTTTGCACACTGCGCCGAAGCCATGGGCGACGAGCGTCTCGAAGTCCCCTTGAAGTCGCATATCAAGTGGGGCGGGAAGCTCTACCACTACCCACTCCGTGGCCGGGATATCCTGGCGGGTATCCCCCCGCTGACCCTTGCGCGCTGTCTCCTTGGGCTGGTCACAGCTGAGATCGAGTCCAGATGGGGGAACCGCTCTCCCGGTCCCGATGCTGAATCCGCCCTTTGCGAGCTCTACGGCCCCGCTTTGTATGAGTTTTTCTTCGAGGAATTCACCCACCGCTACTGGGGGATTCACCCGCGCGACTTGTCGGCGGAGTTTGTCAGGAGAAAAATGCCGCGACTCTCCGCTGTCGATGTTTTAAAAAACCTGCTGGAAAAACTTCGCCTAACCAAACCTCGCGACGCCACCGAGGGCGCGTTACGATTCGAAACCTTACACTACTCAGCCAGCGGCGCCGAAGCCCTGCCCCGTCTCCTCATAAAAAGCCTCCAGGAAAAAGGAGCCCAAATCCACCTCAACACCCCCGTCACTCAAGTTAGCCACGACGGAGAGTTCATTACGGGAGTGAATCATTCAGCATTCAACATTCAACATTCAACATTCCTCTCCACCATCCCCCTGCCCCATCTGATCAAGGCGCTCGATCCACCGCCTCCGGCAAATGTGATTGATGCCGCGAAACGGTTGCGGTTCAAACCCATGGTTGTTTATGCGCTGTTAGTCAAAAAGGAACAGTGCATGGACGCGCTCTACACCTACTACCGCGACCGCGTTTTCCATCGGGTCGGTGAACCCAAAAACGCCGGGCTGCTGGTTACACCCGCCGATCACACCACACTCATCGTAGAAACAACCTGTGAGGTCGGCGATGCCAAGTGGAACGGTGACGCATTGCCCCAAATCCTAACAGACCTTGAAGCCGAAGGCCTCTGCTGTGCGGACGAGGTGATCGAACACCACCTGCTGAAGGCGGAACAGGCCTACCCGATTTTTGCAAAAGGATTTGAGCCACACCTCAACACGGTTCTCAATTACCTGGGGCAATTCACCAATTTACGAACAACGGGTCGACAAGGCGCGTTCACCTACCCTAACATGCACGCCGCGATGCGCATGGGATCCGATGCCGCCAAAACTCTACTGAGCTAA
- a CDS encoding DUF2147 domain-containing protein → MRKTIAPLLVLAILALFTPSLFAADPVEGEWLKDDQSARIKLKVTRKGELMGVISYVKDPKRTHDTNNPDASKHKRKLLGLVIIRGFSKEGDKWGGGTVYDSKTGKTYKGKIWLEQGKLMMRGYVGVSLIGKTASWTKYGK, encoded by the coding sequence ATGCGTAAAACTATAGCTCCCCTGCTCGTCCTCGCCATTCTTGCCCTTTTTACCCCCAGCCTTTTTGCGGCGGACCCCGTTGAAGGTGAGTGGCTGAAGGATGATCAAAGTGCCCGTATCAAACTCAAGGTCACCCGCAAGGGCGAGCTTATGGGTGTTATTTCCTACGTCAAGGACCCCAAGCGCACCCACGATACCAACAACCCCGATGCGTCCAAACACAAGCGCAAGCTCCTCGGGCTTGTCATCATCCGTGGCTTCTCGAAGGAGGGCGACAAGTGGGGTGGCGGCACGGTATACGACTCCAAGACCGGCAAAACCTACAAAGGAAAAATCTGGCTTGAACAAGGCAAACTGATGATGCGCGGATACGTCGGCGTTTCCCTGATAGGCAAAACCGCAAGCTGGACGAAGTATGGAAAGTAA
- a CDS encoding PEP-CTERM sorting domain-containing protein (PEP-CTERM proteins occur, often in large numbers, in the proteomes of bacteria that also encode an exosortase, a predicted intramembrane cysteine proteinase. The presence of a PEP-CTERM domain at a protein's C-terminus predicts cleavage within the sorting domain, followed by covalent anchoring to some some component of the (usually Gram-negative) cell surface. Many PEP-CTERM proteins exhibit an unusual sequence composition that includes large numbers of potential glycosylation sites. Expression of one such protein has been shown restore the ability of a bacterium to form floc, a type of biofilm.), with protein sequence MNSPWVVSSNTASGDAKITDGHGIGHAGDPNGIGAVSFMDQGIDASVNIIHTANSYSLAAGTATTTMIMGWSAHPHTDLLDDGYSAGNEIFQIGLLSSSTGLMGVAGAESFYLAGIEESASLATNQTNVVLSMADTNGVLGSFNGGTPITFDSKDYHVFKLGMTPDLAGNVNVTLEMDLFISSGIYGTFTYGGNTNLGTISVANNVAKVGNMFPALGFKLEDSSKVSITGASFDTAPVPEPSSALLLFASSLLLIKRRR encoded by the coding sequence ATGAACTCCCCTTGGGTTGTGAGTTCAAACACAGCATCCGGTGATGCAAAAATCACGGACGGACACGGGATAGGCCACGCTGGTGACCCGAACGGTATCGGTGCCGTTAGTTTCATGGATCAGGGCATCGATGCCTCGGTCAATATCATCCATACCGCAAACAGCTACTCGCTGGCAGCTGGAACAGCAACAACGACGATGATCATGGGCTGGTCCGCTCATCCACACACTGACCTGCTAGACGATGGCTACAGTGCCGGTAACGAGATTTTCCAAATCGGCTTGCTCAGTTCATCCACCGGGCTCATGGGCGTGGCGGGGGCGGAATCATTCTACCTGGCAGGCATTGAGGAATCTGCAAGTCTGGCCACCAACCAGACCAATGTGGTATTATCAATGGCCGACACCAACGGGGTGCTCGGCAGCTTCAATGGCGGGACACCGATCACCTTTGATTCCAAGGATTACCATGTTTTCAAACTCGGCATGACCCCTGATTTGGCAGGGAATGTCAACGTCACCCTTGAAATGGATCTCTTTATTTCCAGTGGAATCTACGGCACTTTCACCTACGGTGGCAACACCAATCTCGGCACTATCTCCGTGGCTAACAACGTAGCCAAAGTCGGCAACATGTTCCCCGCACTGGGCTTTAAACTTGAGGACTCCAGCAAGGTATCCATCACTGGAGCCAGTTTCGACACAGCACCGGTACCCGAGCCATCCTCCGCGCTACTTCTGTTCGCCTCCAGCCTACTGCTAATCAAAAGGCGTCGATAA
- a CDS encoding carboxypeptidase M32, translating into MSSYDLLCDKTREISLLGNTAGVLGWDQETYMPKGGVPYRAKQLAWLSGKIHELGTGDDFRKALEAAEDEDSGDAVQAANVRELRYRFDRATKLPQSLVEKASEASSLAKSAWAEAREKNDFPLFAPHLETLLEIAREKAGLWGYDDEPYDALLAGYERGAKTSDVAAIFDTVGDKLAATAQAAVERSASTTADVLAGHYPVEQQQILNREIAEDIGFDFNKGRIDTTTHPFCTGIGPGDTRLTTRYLENQFTSSLFGVLHEAGHGLYEQGLPTNQHGLPAGTAVSLGIHESQSRLWENHIGRSRAFWTKWLPRTQEIFPNLADLDLDTFLTAINRAEKSYIRVEADESTYDLHILLRFGLERRMLNNEIAVADIPAAWNEQFEKFFGMTPPDDTNGCLQDIHWSMGGLGYFATYTLGNFNAAQLYHTAMQDEAVASAAASANYLPILDWMRSRIHAKGSTLFPQDLMKSATGEGTNPQYHLEHLKRRFL; encoded by the coding sequence ATGTCCTCATACGATCTTCTCTGCGATAAAACCCGTGAAATATCCCTGTTAGGAAACACCGCCGGCGTCCTCGGCTGGGACCAGGAAACCTACATGCCCAAAGGCGGCGTGCCTTACCGGGCCAAACAACTCGCCTGGCTCTCCGGAAAAATCCATGAACTCGGAACGGGGGATGATTTCCGCAAGGCACTGGAAGCCGCCGAGGACGAGGATTCGGGAGACGCGGTGCAAGCGGCCAACGTCCGCGAGCTACGTTACCGGTTCGACCGCGCCACCAAACTCCCCCAGAGCCTCGTCGAAAAGGCATCCGAGGCCTCGTCACTCGCCAAATCCGCATGGGCGGAGGCCCGGGAGAAAAACGACTTCCCGCTATTTGCTCCCCATTTGGAAACCCTGCTGGAAATCGCCCGTGAAAAAGCCGGCCTTTGGGGTTACGACGACGAACCTTACGATGCCTTGTTAGCAGGCTACGAACGCGGCGCGAAAACCTCCGATGTCGCTGCCATCTTCGACACCGTAGGCGACAAGCTTGCCGCCACCGCCCAGGCCGCTGTCGAAAGGTCAGCCAGCACCACCGCCGATGTGCTCGCCGGTCACTACCCGGTGGAGCAACAGCAAATCCTCAATCGCGAGATCGCCGAGGACATCGGTTTTGATTTTAACAAGGGGAGGATCGATACCACCACCCACCCGTTTTGCACCGGGATTGGCCCCGGTGATACCCGGCTCACTACCCGCTATCTGGAAAACCAGTTTACCTCATCTCTCTTTGGAGTCCTGCATGAGGCGGGCCATGGTCTGTATGAACAAGGTTTACCGACCAACCAGCACGGCCTCCCCGCCGGCACCGCGGTATCGCTTGGCATCCACGAATCCCAATCGCGCCTGTGGGAAAACCACATCGGACGATCACGCGCCTTCTGGACCAAGTGGCTGCCACGGACCCAGGAAATCTTCCCGAATCTGGCCGACCTGGATCTCGATACTTTTCTAACAGCCATTAATCGGGCTGAAAAATCCTACATCCGCGTCGAGGCCGACGAATCAACGTATGACCTCCACATCCTGCTCCGCTTCGGCCTGGAACGCCGCATGCTCAATAACGAGATCGCCGTCGCTGATATCCCCGCCGCATGGAACGAGCAGTTTGAAAAATTCTTCGGCATGACTCCGCCCGACGACACCAACGGCTGCCTCCAGGACATCCACTGGTCGATGGGTGGACTCGGCTACTTCGCCACCTACACCCTGGGCAACTTTAACGCCGCTCAATTGTACCATACCGCTATGCAGGATGAGGCGGTTGCCAGCGCCGCAGCCAGTGCCAATTACCTCCCCATCCTCGACTGGATGAGGTCACGCATCCACGCCAAGGGCAGCACACTCTTTCCCCAGGACCTGATGAAATCAGCTACTGGCGAGGGAACCAACCCGCAGTATCATCTGGAGCATTTGAAGCGGCGGTTTTTGTAA